A window from Sphingopyxis alaskensis RB2256 encodes these proteins:
- a CDS encoding SRPBCC domain-containing protein produces the protein MKPTKKTRRTDHAERLIAAPLVDVFAAFTSADTLARWLPPDGATGTFEQVDLCAGGGFRLRLTFDDPEVETKSDDDGDVVDVHIPVLDDGRLIVWEVAFESDDPRFSGTMAMHWYLSRQGGGTLVTVDAHHVPPGISAKDHVAGLNSSLANLARVVEGASS, from the coding sequence TTGAAGCCGACGAAAAAGACGCGGCGCACCGATCATGCCGAGCGGCTGATCGCGGCGCCGCTGGTCGATGTGTTTGCGGCCTTTACCAGCGCCGACACGCTGGCGCGCTGGTTACCGCCGGATGGGGCGACGGGGACGTTCGAGCAGGTCGACCTTTGCGCCGGGGGCGGATTTCGCCTGCGGCTGACGTTCGACGACCCGGAGGTCGAGACGAAGAGCGACGACGACGGCGACGTCGTTGACGTGCATATCCCGGTGCTCGACGACGGGCGGCTGATCGTGTGGGAGGTCGCGTTCGAATCGGACGACCCGCGCTTTTCGGGAACGATGGCGATGCACTGGTATCTGTCGCGGCAGGGCGGCGGCACGCTGGTGACGGTCGATGCGCACCATGTGCCGCCGGGGATTTCGGCGAAGGACCATGTGGCGGGGCTGAACTCGTCGCTGGCGAATTTGGCGAGGGTGGTGGAAGGCGCGAGCAGCTAA
- a CDS encoding NADPH:quinone oxidoreductase family protein, producing the protein MRALQVRELLPDHAGTGLADLPVPLAGPGEVRVRVRAAGVNFPDLLMTRGAYQLKPALPFVPGLEFAGEVDAVGEGVKSWSVGDAVVGGNRFGAMAEYTVVPAASLRPRPAALGWDAAAAYPVAYLTAYVALVRGARIEPGDWVLVHGAAGGVGLATVDLAKALGARVIAAASRADKRAAVERLYAPDAVIDGAPGFRETVKALTGGQGADVIVDPVGGDIFDESTRCIAFGGRLLVVGFASGRIPELPANMPLIKGFSVVGVRAGEYGRRFPERGAENVAAIDALAAAGTIRPHVHATLDLADWREGFAMLERREAVGTVVLRP; encoded by the coding sequence ATGCGAGCCTTGCAGGTGCGCGAACTATTGCCCGATCATGCGGGCACGGGGCTGGCCGATCTCCCGGTTCCGCTCGCCGGGCCGGGGGAGGTACGCGTGCGGGTGCGCGCGGCGGGGGTGAACTTTCCCGACCTGTTGATGACGCGCGGCGCTTATCAGCTCAAACCGGCGCTGCCGTTCGTTCCGGGCCTGGAGTTTGCGGGCGAGGTCGATGCGGTGGGCGAGGGGGTGAAAAGCTGGTCGGTGGGCGATGCGGTCGTGGGCGGCAACCGCTTCGGGGCGATGGCTGAATATACGGTGGTGCCCGCGGCGTCGCTGCGCCCCAGGCCCGCGGCGCTCGGCTGGGACGCGGCGGCCGCCTATCCGGTTGCTTATCTCACCGCCTATGTCGCGCTGGTCCGCGGGGCGCGGATCGAACCGGGCGATTGGGTGCTGGTCCACGGTGCGGCGGGCGGGGTGGGGCTCGCGACCGTCGATCTGGCGAAGGCGCTCGGCGCGCGGGTGATCGCGGCGGCGAGCCGCGCGGACAAGCGCGCGGCGGTCGAGCGGCTTTACGCGCCCGATGCCGTGATCGACGGCGCGCCGGGCTTTCGCGAGACGGTGAAGGCGCTGACCGGCGGGCAGGGCGCCGATGTCATCGTTGATCCGGTCGGCGGCGATATATTCGACGAATCGACGCGCTGCATCGCCTTTGGCGGGCGCTTGCTCGTCGTCGGCTTTGCGTCGGGGCGCATCCCCGAACTGCCCGCCAACATGCCGCTGATCAAGGGATTTTCGGTCGTCGGCGTGCGCGCGGGCGAATATGGCCGCCGCTTTCCCGAGCGCGGCGCGGAGAATGTCGCGGCGATCGACGCGCTTGCGGCGGCGGGGACGATCCGCCCGCATGTCCATGCGACGCTCGACCTGGCCGACTGGCGCGAGGGGTTTGCGATGCTGGAACGACGCGAGGCGGTCGGCACGGTCGTGCTGCGGCCGTGA
- the yajC gene encoding preprotein translocase subunit YajC, which produces MSTQLLLTQAAGSGGGAAGFLMLVPYILIFAVFWFFLIRPQQVRAKEHRAKIAAVKPRDQVVTGGGIVGKVTRVDDDYADVEIAQGVKVKVVKATLADVLQPGGKPAND; this is translated from the coding sequence ATGTCGACGCAATTGCTTCTGACCCAGGCGGCCGGATCGGGCGGCGGGGCGGCCGGTTTCCTGATGCTGGTGCCCTATATCCTGATCTTCGCGGTCTTCTGGTTCTTCCTGATCCGCCCGCAACAGGTGCGCGCGAAAGAACATCGCGCCAAGATCGCCGCCGTGAAGCCGCGCGACCAGGTCGTGACCGGCGGCGGCATCGTGGGGAAGGTCACGCGCGTCGACGACGATTATGCCGATGTCGAAATCGCGCAGGGCGTCAAGGTCAAGGTCGTCAAGGCGACGCTGGCCGACGTGCTGCAACCGGGCGGCAAGCCCGCGAACGACTGA
- a CDS encoding glutathione S-transferase family protein yields the protein MTLIVHHLNNSRSQRILWLLEEIGAPYEIRFYDRDPVTNLAPPELVAVHPLGKSPVLEDGGRVVIESGAITEYLCERHGGGHLVPERGTDDHVSHLEWLHFAEGSAMTPILLRIYTARLGEAAAPLEPRINQQLDAHFSYMESRIGAAGHFIGDSLSAADIMLSFPAEIAVMQGMAPRYPKLAAFVNACHARPAWQRARAKGGAYYGY from the coding sequence ATGACCCTGATCGTCCACCACCTCAACAACAGCCGGTCGCAGCGCATCTTGTGGCTGCTCGAGGAAATCGGCGCGCCCTATGAGATCAGATTTTACGACCGCGATCCCGTGACCAACCTCGCGCCGCCCGAACTCGTCGCGGTGCATCCGCTCGGCAAATCGCCGGTGCTGGAGGACGGGGGCCGCGTCGTGATCGAATCGGGGGCGATCACCGAATATCTGTGCGAGCGGCACGGCGGCGGGCATCTGGTTCCCGAACGCGGCACCGACGACCATGTCAGCCACCTCGAATGGCTGCACTTCGCCGAAGGTTCGGCGATGACGCCGATCCTGCTGCGCATCTATACGGCGCGGCTCGGTGAGGCGGCGGCGCCGCTCGAACCGCGGATCAACCAGCAGCTCGACGCGCATTTTTCCTATATGGAAAGCCGGATTGGCGCCGCTGGCCATTTCATCGGCGACAGCCTGTCGGCGGCCGACATCATGCTGAGTTTTCCGGCCGAGATCGCGGTGATGCAGGGCATGGCGCCGCGCTATCCGAAACTCGCCGCCTTCGTGAACGCCTGCCATGCGCGCCCCGCGTGGCAGCGCGCGCGCGCGAAAGGCGGCGCCTATTATGGCTATTGA
- the recA gene encoding recombinase RecA has protein sequence MAGQLSLVESGKAVNGTDRQKALDAALAQIDRAFGKGSVMKLGSKEAMQVEAVSTGSLGLDIALGVGGLPRGRVIEIYGPESSGKTTLALHCIAEAQKIGGTAAFVDAEHALDPVYARKLGVDIDELIVSQPDTGEQALEIVDTLVRSNAIDVLVVDSVAALVPRAEIEGEMGDSHVGLQARLMSQSLRKLTGSISRSRCMVIFINQLRMKIGVMYGNPETTTGGNALKFYASVRLDIRRTGQIKNGDEIVGNTTRVKVVKNKVAPPFKQVEFDIMYGQGISKIGEILDIGVKAGLVEKSGAWFSYDSIRIGQGRENAKTFLKENPELMGRLEAAIRGRTDAVAEEMMAGPDDDVGGDAI, from the coding sequence ATGGCCGGACAATTGTCACTCGTCGAATCGGGGAAAGCAGTGAACGGAACGGACAGGCAGAAGGCGCTCGACGCCGCATTGGCGCAGATCGACCGCGCCTTCGGCAAGGGCTCGGTGATGAAGCTGGGTTCGAAGGAAGCGATGCAGGTCGAGGCGGTCTCGACCGGGTCGCTCGGGCTCGACATCGCGCTGGGCGTGGGCGGTCTGCCGCGCGGGCGCGTCATCGAAATCTATGGTCCCGAAAGTTCGGGCAAGACAACGCTCGCGCTGCATTGCATCGCCGAAGCGCAGAAGATAGGCGGCACGGCGGCGTTCGTCGATGCCGAACATGCCCTCGATCCCGTCTATGCGCGCAAGCTGGGCGTCGATATCGACGAACTCATCGTGTCGCAGCCCGACACGGGCGAGCAGGCGCTCGAAATCGTCGACACGCTCGTCCGCTCGAACGCGATCGACGTGCTCGTCGTCGACTCGGTTGCCGCGCTCGTCCCGCGCGCCGAGATTGAGGGCGAGATGGGCGACAGCCATGTCGGGCTGCAGGCGCGGTTGATGTCGCAGAGCTTGCGCAAGCTCACCGGGTCGATCAGCCGTTCGCGCTGCATGGTGATCTTCATCAACCAGCTGCGCATGAAAATCGGCGTGATGTATGGCAACCCCGAAACCACGACCGGCGGCAACGCGCTCAAATTCTATGCCTCGGTCCGCCTCGACATCCGCCGCACCGGACAGATCAAGAATGGCGATGAGATCGTCGGCAACACCACGCGCGTGAAGGTGGTGAAGAACAAGGTCGCGCCGCCGTTCAAGCAGGTCGAGTTCGACATCATGTATGGGCAGGGCATCTCGAAGATCGGCGAAATCCTCGACATCGGCGTCAAGGCCGGGCTGGTCGAGAAGTCGGGCGCCTGGTTCAGCTATGATTCGATCCGCATCGGGCAGGGCCGCGAAAATGCCAAGACCTTCCTTAAGGAAAATCCAGAATTGATGGGCCGGCTCGAGGCCGCGATCCGTGGCCGCACCGACGCGGTCGCCGAAGAAATGATGGCGGGCCCCGACGACGACGTCGGTGGCGACGCCATCTGA
- a CDS encoding glycoside hydrolase family 108 protein: MPRSQSPTCDVDALIDAVIDREGRYVNHPADRGGPTCWGITEAVARAEGYAGPMRAMPRDSAAAIYRRLYWLRPGFDRVALRAPAIAAELFDTGVNMGTATATGFLQRALNALNRSARDYPDIAVDRAIGPRTLAALDGFLKARGKRGEVVLLRAIEALQGERYIALAERRPSQEAFLYGWLANRIGEA; the protein is encoded by the coding sequence ATGCCCAGATCCCAATCCCCGACCTGCGACGTCGACGCGCTGATCGACGCCGTCATCGACCGCGAAGGCCGATATGTAAACCACCCCGCCGACCGCGGCGGCCCGACCTGCTGGGGGATCACCGAAGCGGTGGCGCGCGCCGAGGGCTATGCCGGCCCGATGCGCGCGATGCCGCGCGATTCCGCTGCTGCCATCTATCGCCGCCTCTATTGGCTGCGCCCCGGCTTCGACAGGGTCGCGCTGCGCGCGCCTGCGATCGCTGCCGAACTCTTCGACACCGGGGTCAACATGGGCACCGCCACCGCGACCGGATTTCTTCAGCGCGCGCTCAACGCGCTCAACCGCAGCGCGCGCGACTATCCCGACATCGCGGTCGACCGCGCCATCGGGCCGCGCACGCTGGCGGCGCTCGACGGCTTCCTCAAGGCGCGCGGCAAGCGCGGGGAGGTCGTCCTGCTGCGTGCGATCGAGGCGTTGCAGGGCGAACGCTACATCGCGCTCGCCGAACGCCGCCCCAGCCAGGAGGCCTTTCTCTATGGCTGGCTCGCTAACCGCATCGGTGAGGCGTGA
- a CDS encoding holin family protein, with protein MSIIEGLIGPIAKLIDKIIPDPEARDRAKLELLKLEGTQEMEAIRTRMTAIVAEANSADPWTSRARPSFLYVMYVLLLWAIPMGLIAAARPEMAKGIAEGMNAYLAGIPEPLYALFGTGYLGYTAARAWGKAKGVES; from the coding sequence ATGAGCATCATCGAAGGCCTGATCGGCCCGATCGCCAAGCTGATCGACAAGATCATCCCCGACCCCGAAGCGCGCGACCGCGCCAAGCTCGAATTGCTGAAACTCGAAGGCACGCAGGAAATGGAAGCAATCCGCACGCGCATGACCGCGATCGTCGCCGAGGCGAACAGCGCCGACCCGTGGACCAGCCGCGCGCGGCCGAGCTTTCTCTACGTCATGTACGTGCTGCTGCTCTGGGCGATCCCGATGGGCCTGATCGCCGCGGCGCGGCCGGAGATGGCCAAGGGCATCGCCGAAGGGATGAACGCCTATCTCGCCGGCATTCCCGAGCCGCTCTACGCGCTCTTCGGCACCGGCTATCTGGGGTATACCGCGGCGCGCGCGTGGGGGAAGGCGAAGGGGGTGGAGAGTTAA
- a CDS encoding agmatinase family protein: MPAIRLFGLPTDINSSFERGAAGGPAAVRAALWSDRGNMASELGGEIGADIAFTDDGDLPLTENSAHDDAAIRRHVAMLCEDGEVPLALGGDHAVTFPLVEAAATCFGPVNILHFDAHPDLYDDFAGNPRSHASPFARICEGGHAKRLVQAGIRTLNHHCREQAARFGVEIVPMAGFAPDKVPVLEGPLYISIDLDGIDPSEAPGVAHPEPGGLTVREVLAVLHRQTAPIVGADIVEHHPGRDIGGVTAILGAKLVRELAALIDRNGPYRP, from the coding sequence ATGCCCGCGATCCGCCTGTTCGGCTTGCCGACCGACATCAACAGCAGTTTCGAGCGCGGCGCCGCGGGTGGTCCGGCGGCGGTCCGTGCGGCGCTGTGGAGCGACCGCGGCAATATGGCGAGCGAGCTCGGCGGCGAAATTGGCGCTGACATCGCCTTTACCGACGATGGCGACCTGCCGCTCACCGAGAACAGCGCGCACGACGATGCCGCGATCCGCCGTCACGTCGCGATGCTGTGCGAGGATGGCGAGGTGCCATTGGCGCTCGGCGGCGATCATGCGGTGACCTTTCCGCTCGTCGAGGCCGCGGCGACCTGTTTTGGGCCGGTGAACATCCTCCATTTCGATGCTCACCCCGATCTCTATGACGATTTCGCCGGCAACCCGCGCAGCCATGCCTCGCCCTTTGCGCGCATCTGCGAGGGCGGTCACGCCAAGCGGCTGGTGCAGGCGGGTATCCGCACGCTCAACCACCATTGCCGCGAGCAGGCGGCGCGCTTCGGGGTCGAGATTGTCCCCATGGCGGGCTTCGCGCCCGACAAGGTGCCCGTGCTCGAAGGACCGCTGTATATCTCGATCGACCTCGACGGGATCGATCCGTCCGAAGCGCCGGGCGTCGCGCACCCCGAACCCGGCGGGCTGACGGTGCGCGAAGTCCTCGCGGTGCTGCACAGGCAGACCGCGCCGATCGTCGGCGCCGACATCGTCGAGCATCACCCCGGCCGCGACATCGGCGGCGTCACCGCGATCCTCGGCGCCAAGCTGGTGCGCGAACTCGCCGCGCTGATCGACCGCAACGGGCCTTACCGCCCTTGA
- a CDS encoding response regulator — translation MAERRILIVEDDVLIGMMLVDMFDALGLPEPAQATSTDEALALIASEPLAGALVDINLGEEKGWPVADALAARGVPFAFTSGGGDVIPAEHASCRLISKPFRIGDIETALRAFGV, via the coding sequence ATGGCTGAGCGGCGCATCCTGATCGTCGAGGATGATGTGCTGATCGGCATGATGCTGGTCGACATGTTCGACGCGCTCGGCCTGCCCGAACCCGCGCAGGCGACGAGCACGGACGAGGCGCTCGCGCTGATCGCCTCCGAGCCGCTGGCGGGGGCGCTCGTGGACATCAACCTCGGCGAAGAAAAGGGCTGGCCCGTCGCCGACGCGCTCGCCGCGAGGGGCGTGCCCTTTGCCTTCACATCGGGCGGGGGAGACGTCATTCCCGCCGAACATGCGAGCTGTCGGCTGATCAGCAAACCTTTCCGGATCGGCGACATCGAGACGGCGCTTCGGGCGTTCGGGGTCTAG
- the alaS gene encoding alanine--tRNA ligase, whose protein sequence is MTSTNDIRRSFLDYFGGAGHHIEPSAPLVPYNDPTLMFVNAGMVPFKNVFTGLEKRPYSTAASSQKCVRAGGKHNDLDNVGYTARHHTFFEMLGNFSFGDYFKEQAIHHAWTLITQTWGLAPEKLTATVYHTDDEAFDLWKKIAGLPDERIIRIPTSDNFWSMGDTGPCGPCSEIFYDHGDHVRGGPPGSPEEDGDRFVEIWNLVFMQYEQLPGGERVDLPRPSIDTGMGLERVAAVLQGVHDNYDTDTFKALIEASVELTGVRADEAHRASHRVIADHLRASSFLVADGVLPSNEGRGYVLRRIMRRAMRHAHLLGAKDPLMHRLLPSLTAEMGAAYPELIRAQPLIAETLEREEVKFRQTLDKGLRLLDEATADMGRGDTLVGDVAFKLYDTYGFPYDLTEDALRSKGISVDRAGFDAAMAQQKAAARAAWKGSGQKASEEIWFDLAETHGSTEFTGYTSTSGEATVIALVRDGQPVEEARAGDEVIVLTNQTPFYGESGGQMGDAGMIATLEGAKASVSDTGKPLGRLHTHQAKLEAGTLKVGDTVQLTVDAERRDRIRANHSATHLLHAALRNRLGGHVTQKGSLVAADRFRFDFSHPKALTAAEIADIEADVNAQIRGNEPVTTRLMTPDDAIAAGALALFGEKYGDEVRVLAMGKADDRNYSVELCGGTHVRALGDIALFKIVSESAVSSGVRRIEALTGEAARQWLNGRDEALKAAAAALKTSPDEVPARVAQLAEQLKKAERELADAKKALALGGSGGDGGAAAGPAVEQVGDVAFLAQVVDGLDPKELRGTVDGLKKQVGSGVAMLVAVNDGRASVAVGVTDDKTGHHSAVDLVKAAVVALGGQGGGGRPDMAQGGGPNGGAANDAVAAVKAALA, encoded by the coding sequence ATGACATCGACCAACGACATTCGCCGCTCTTTCCTCGACTATTTCGGGGGCGCCGGGCACCATATCGAACCGTCGGCGCCGCTGGTGCCCTACAACGACCCGACGCTGATGTTCGTCAATGCGGGCATGGTGCCGTTCAAGAATGTCTTCACGGGGCTGGAGAAGCGCCCCTACAGCACCGCCGCTTCGTCGCAGAAATGCGTCCGCGCGGGGGGCAAGCACAATGATCTCGACAATGTCGGCTATACCGCGCGGCACCATACTTTCTTTGAAATGCTGGGCAATTTCTCCTTCGGCGATTATTTCAAGGAACAGGCGATCCACCATGCCTGGACGCTGATCACCCAGACATGGGGACTGGCGCCGGAGAAGCTGACCGCAACCGTCTATCACACCGACGACGAGGCGTTCGACCTGTGGAAGAAGATCGCCGGCCTGCCCGACGAGCGCATTATCCGCATTCCGACGAGCGACAATTTCTGGTCGATGGGCGATACGGGGCCGTGCGGGCCGTGCAGCGAGATCTTCTATGACCATGGCGACCATGTCCGGGGCGGCCCGCCGGGGTCGCCGGAGGAGGACGGCGACCGCTTCGTCGAAATCTGGAACCTGGTGTTCATGCAATATGAGCAGCTACCGGGCGGCGAGCGCGTCGACCTGCCGCGGCCGAGTATCGACACGGGCATGGGGCTGGAACGCGTCGCGGCGGTGCTGCAGGGTGTCCACGACAATTATGACACCGACACCTTCAAGGCGCTGATCGAGGCGTCGGTGGAGCTGACCGGCGTTCGCGCCGACGAAGCGCACCGGGCGAGCCACCGCGTCATCGCCGACCATCTGCGCGCGTCGAGCTTCCTCGTCGCCGACGGGGTTCTGCCGTCGAACGAGGGGCGCGGCTATGTGCTGCGCCGGATCATGCGCCGCGCGATGCGCCACGCGCATCTGCTGGGTGCGAAGGATCCGCTGATGCACCGGCTGCTGCCGTCGCTGACCGCCGAGATGGGCGCCGCCTATCCCGAGCTGATCCGCGCGCAGCCGCTGATCGCGGAGACGCTGGAGCGCGAGGAGGTCAAGTTCCGCCAGACGCTCGACAAGGGGCTGCGCCTGCTCGACGAGGCGACGGCGGACATGGGCAGGGGCGACACGCTGGTCGGCGACGTCGCGTTCAAGCTCTATGACACCTATGGTTTCCCCTATGATCTGACCGAGGATGCGCTGCGTTCCAAGGGGATTTCGGTCGACCGCGCGGGCTTCGACGCGGCGATGGCGCAGCAGAAGGCGGCAGCGCGCGCGGCGTGGAAGGGCAGCGGGCAAAAGGCATCGGAAGAAATCTGGTTCGACCTTGCCGAAACGCACGGCAGCACCGAGTTTACCGGCTATACCTCGACGTCGGGGGAAGCGACGGTGATCGCGCTGGTCAGGGACGGCCAGCCGGTCGAGGAAGCCAGGGCGGGCGACGAGGTCATCGTGCTGACCAACCAGACACCCTTCTATGGCGAAAGCGGCGGCCAGATGGGCGACGCGGGGATGATCGCGACGCTGGAAGGCGCAAAGGCCTCGGTCAGCGACACCGGCAAGCCGCTCGGCCGCCTGCACACGCATCAGGCGAAGCTGGAGGCAGGGACGCTGAAGGTCGGCGACACGGTGCAGTTGACCGTCGACGCCGAACGTCGCGACCGCATTCGCGCCAATCACAGCGCGACGCACCTGCTGCACGCGGCGCTCCGCAACCGGCTGGGCGGGCATGTGACGCAGAAGGGCAGCCTGGTCGCCGCCGACCGCTTCCGCTTCGACTTTTCGCACCCCAAGGCGCTGACCGCGGCGGAAATCGCCGACATCGAGGCGGATGTGAACGCGCAGATCCGCGGCAACGAGCCGGTGACGACGCGGCTGATGACGCCCGACGACGCGATTGCGGCGGGCGCGCTCGCGCTGTTCGGCGAGAAATATGGCGACGAGGTGCGCGTGCTCGCCATGGGCAAGGCCGACGATCGCAACTATTCGGTCGAGCTTTGCGGCGGGACGCACGTTCGCGCGCTGGGGGACATCGCCCTGTTCAAGATCGTCAGCGAAAGCGCGGTCTCTTCGGGCGTGCGGCGCATCGAGGCGCTGACCGGCGAAGCGGCGCGGCAATGGCTGAACGGGCGCGACGAGGCGCTGAAGGCGGCGGCGGCGGCACTCAAGACGTCGCCCGACGAGGTGCCGGCGCGTGTCGCGCAGCTTGCCGAGCAGCTTAAGAAGGCCGAGCGCGAGCTGGCCGATGCGAAGAAGGCGCTCGCCCTTGGCGGTTCCGGGGGCGACGGCGGTGCCGCGGCGGGTCCGGCGGTCGAGCAGGTCGGCGATGTTGCGTTCCTGGCGCAGGTTGTCGACGGGCTCGATCCCAAGGAGCTGCGCGGCACGGTCGATGGCCTCAAGAAGCAGGTCGGCAGCGGCGTCGCGATGCTGGTTGCGGTCAATGACGGGCGCGCCTCGGTCGCGGTCGGCGTGACCGACGACAAGACGGGGCACCACAGCGCGGTCGATCTGGTCAAGGCGGCGGTCGTGGCGCTGGGCGGGCAGGGCGGCGGCGGGCGCCCCGACATGGCGCAGGGCGGCGGCCCGAACGGCGGCGCGGCGAACGATGCCGTTGCAGCGGTGAAGGCCGCGCTCGCTTGA